From the genome of Haloterrigena sp. KLK7, one region includes:
- a CDS encoding MarR family transcriptional regulator codes for MMSTSEHQPTVPEEIDAPQTKLVYLSLLVLEEATVSELQRLLGLSKLTLLPILRSLVADDRVRSTEVGYACR; via the coding sequence ATGATGTCCACGAGCGAACACCAGCCGACAGTACCGGAGGAAATCGACGCGCCGCAGACTAAACTCGTCTATCTCTCACTTCTGGTACTCGAAGAGGCGACGGTGTCCGAACTCCAGCGACTGCTCGGATTATCGAAACTTACGCTCCTCCCGATTCTCCGATCGCTCGTCGCAGACGACCGCGTTCGGTCCACGGAGGTCGGATATGCCTGTCGGTGA
- a CDS encoding ribbon-helix-helix protein, CopG family, producing the protein MRTSFNIPDDLLAEFDQTWQTEGFDSRSRAVREAMQEYIEAHIELETVSGDVTAALAFDYQHERVIRELHDVQHDFQDVITTTSHTHEGDWCLETVFCRGEAARVRKLAYRLRDFDAVGQVKVLLLRS; encoded by the coding sequence ATGCGTACCAGTTTCAATATTCCGGATGACTTGCTCGCGGAGTTCGATCAGACGTGGCAGACTGAGGGCTTCGACTCTCGCTCGCGAGCAGTCCGGGAAGCGATGCAGGAGTATATCGAGGCCCATATCGAACTCGAAACGGTCTCGGGTGACGTGACTGCTGCACTCGCGTTCGATTATCAGCACGAGCGCGTAATCCGCGAGCTCCACGACGTTCAACACGACTTTCAGGACGTGATTACGACGACAAGCCACACGCACGAAGGGGATTGGTGTCTGGAAACGGTTTTCTGTCGCGGCGAGGCGGCTCGAGTTCGCAAACTCGCGTATCGACTCCGCGATTTTGACGCTGTGGGGCAGGTGAAAGTCCTGTTACTTCGGTCTTGA
- a CDS encoding HTH domain-containing protein, protein MPVGEFESPFAPIVDTDPDASLRIDCYVRATVPPAITATIDEVVERLRTLDERDVIDDHRVTHWPPEYRSATDSTGENGSSRDELVAEFERWAARNGHSLEPAFRRQAVPPSPLDVGADEPRERVRVPVIALAITEDDAAPADAVEADAASLRGVVPYTERPSAERSRTYTVNDLLATVETSADASRPETRQREGPTPVEGRQ, encoded by the coding sequence ATGCCTGTCGGTGAGTTCGAATCCCCCTTCGCGCCGATCGTCGATACCGATCCGGACGCGAGTCTCCGGATCGACTGTTACGTCCGTGCGACCGTTCCGCCGGCCATCACGGCGACCATCGACGAGGTCGTCGAACGGCTCCGGACTCTCGACGAACGCGACGTGATCGACGACCATCGAGTGACCCACTGGCCGCCCGAGTACCGCTCGGCCACCGACTCGACCGGTGAAAACGGATCGTCCCGCGACGAACTCGTCGCCGAGTTCGAACGCTGGGCCGCCCGTAACGGCCACTCGCTCGAGCCGGCCTTCCGTCGGCAGGCGGTTCCGCCGTCACCGCTCGACGTCGGGGCCGACGAACCGCGGGAGCGAGTCCGGGTTCCGGTCATCGCACTGGCGATCACCGAGGACGACGCGGCGCCCGCGGACGCCGTCGAAGCGGACGCGGCGTCGCTTCGGGGCGTCGTCCCGTACACGGAACGGCCGTCGGCGGAGCGTTCGCGGACGTACACCGTCAACGATCTGCTCGCGACCGTCGAAACGAGCGCGGACGCCTCTCGCCCGGAGACGCGCCAGCGCGAGGGGCCGACACCGGTGGAGGGGCGCCAATGA
- a CDS encoding Lrp/AsnC family transcriptional regulator, whose protein sequence is MCASSEYTPLDETDREILQILQRDARNKTAVAIGEQIGVSDGTVRNRIGNLEQRGIIEGYVPIINYEEAGYQLEIRITCTSRIVNRQELADEALQIEGVVEVQELMTGRENIEVTAVAPKHDDVTRVAQTLDELGLQVESEELIRHHYFRPFNHFGTESVVDDEGEADADHELS, encoded by the coding sequence ATGTGTGCGTCGTCGGAATACACCCCGCTCGACGAGACCGACCGCGAAATCCTCCAGATCCTGCAGCGTGACGCGCGCAACAAGACGGCGGTCGCGATCGGAGAGCAAATCGGCGTTTCGGACGGGACCGTTCGAAACCGGATCGGCAACCTCGAGCAGCGAGGGATCATCGAGGGCTACGTTCCGATCATCAACTACGAAGAAGCCGGCTATCAACTCGAGATCCGTATCACGTGTACGTCCCGGATCGTCAACCGGCAGGAATTGGCGGACGAGGCGCTCCAGATAGAGGGTGTGGTCGAAGTGCAAGAGTTGATGACCGGTCGAGAGAACATCGAGGTGACGGCGGTCGCCCCGAAACACGACGACGTAACGCGCGTCGCACAGACGCTCGACGAACTCGGCCTCCAGGTGGAGAGCGAAGAACTCATTCGACACCACTACTTTCGACCGTTCAACCACTTCGGGACCGAATCCGTAGTCGACGACGAAGGTGAGGCCGACGCAGACCACGAACTCTCCTGA